A single window of Eucalyptus grandis isolate ANBG69807.140 chromosome 1, ASM1654582v1, whole genome shotgun sequence DNA harbors:
- the LOC120286981 gene encoding fructose-bisphosphate aldolase 5, cytosolic-like, with product MDDAVFGLYVDKLSDTAKLFKTPGKNIRAIDESISTVKLPCWEDNVDLRRAYRELLLTTPGALCSLIGVVLSEEALHQKTADGKPFTDVLKENEVLVGIMIRGNPVAWRGPDGHTQKFQQHRAAGAHFAVWGDGPVIDASEPSETTIRKQAKELASFATYCQRAVSFPLWNPVDAWDSPQADPRDIARDTLNVLRKTVPPAIPVIVFLSSGQSENEAVITMNNLKVSKVSKPWSLSSFLVRHHNREP from the exons ATGGATGATGCTGTGTTTGGGCTTTATGTAGATAAGCTCAGCGACACTGCTAAATTGTTTAAGACACCTGGAAAGAATATCCGCGCTATTGATGAATCGATTAGCACCGTCAAACTGCCCTGTTGGGAAGATAACGTGGATCTCAGGCGTGCCTATCGGGAACTACTTTTGACCACTCCTGGAGCTCTCTGCTCACTTATTGGAGTCGTTCTTTCGGAGGAAGCTCTCCATCAGAAGACCGCGGATG GCAAACCTTTCACGGATGTCCTTAAGGAAAATGAAGTACTTGTTGGCATCATGATTAGGGGCAACCCGGTCGCTTGGCGTGGTCCTGATGGCCACACTCAGAAATTCCAGCAACACCGTGCAGCCGGGGCTCACTTTGCCGTGTGGGGTGATGGGCCTGTCATCGATGCAAGTGAGCCATCTGAGACTACTATCCGCAAGCAGGCAAAGGAACTGGCGTCGTTCGCTACTTACTGCCAGAGGGCGGTCTCGTTCCCATTGT GGAATCCTGTTGATGCTTGGGATAGCCCCCAGGCTGATCCGCGGGACATTGCTCGAGACACCCTCAATGTCCTGCGGAAAACTGTGCCTCCTGCCATTCCGGTCATCGTGTTCTTGTCCAGTGGACAGAGTGAGAACGAGGCTGTCATTACCATGAACAATCTCAAGGTCAGCAAGGTCAGCAAGCCATGGAGCCTCTCCTCCTTTTTGGTCCGCCACCACAACAGAGAACCTTGA
- the LOC104456250 gene encoding fructose-bisphosphate aldolase 8, cytosolic-like yields the protein MSTSKDELSANAKLFKTPGKSILAVDESISTVKLPCCEDNEDPRRAYRELLLTPPGALRSLNGVVLSEEALHQKTEHGKPFVDVLEENKVLVGITIRGNPVAWRGLDGHPQKFRQHREARARFAVWGDGPVTDASEPSEDAIRKQAKELASFATCCQRGGLIPIVYPKLSFDKTPSTSNPQAGQRDIPGDTLRVLRETVPPAIPAIVFLSSGQSEDEAVIAMNNLKVSKPWSLSSFFGPSPQQRTLKARARNDSPHSPQDTRRAQKRPRGTNKGDLQPGEGTSKSPYHKDYKH from the exons aTGTCGACTTCCAAAG ATGAGCTCAGCGCCAATGCTAAATTGTTTAAGACTCCTGGAAAGAGTATCCTCGCTGTTGATGAATCGATTAGCACCGTCAAGCTGCCCTGTTGTGAAGATAACGAGGATCCCAGGCGTGCCTATCGGGAGCTACTCTTGACCCCTCCTGGAGCTCTCCGCTCTCTTAATGGAGTGGTTCTTTCGGAGGAAGCTCTCCATCAGAAGACCGAGCATG GCAAACCTTTCGTGGATGTCCTGGAGGAAAATAAAGTACTTGTTGGCATTACGATTAGGGGCAACCCGGTTGCTTGGCGTGGTCTtgatggccaccctcagaaatTCCGACAACACCGCGAAGCCAGGGCTCGCTTTGCCGTGTGGGGCGATGGGCCTGTCACCGACGCAAGTGAGCCATCTGAGGATGCTATCCGCAAGCAGGCAAAGGAACTGGCGTCGTTCGCTACATGCTGCCAGAGGGGCGGTCTCATCCCCATTGTGTATCCAAAGTTGTCATTTGATAAAACCCCCAGCACTAGCAA CCCCCAGGCTGGTCAGCGGGACATTCCTGGAGACACCCTCCGTGTCCTGCGGGAAACTGTGCCTCCTGCCATTCCGGCCATCGTGTTCTTGTCCAGTGGGCAGAGCGAGGACGAGGCCGTCATTGCCATGAACAATCTCAAGGTCAGCAAGCCATGGAgcctctcctccttttttggTCCGTCACCACAACAGAGAACCTTGAAGGCCAGGGCTCGAAATGACAGTCCGCATTCCCCACAAGACACGAGGCGAGCTCAGAAGCGACCTCGGGGAACTAACAAGGGCGACCTTCAACCTGGTGAGGGCACTTCCAAGTCTCCTTATCACAAGGACTACAAGCACTGA
- the LOC120290257 gene encoding uncharacterized protein LOC120290257 isoform X1, translating into MAAAAAAVFFFFNTSPTSYDRRRSRFTKPHCTSPPRAHPYTKDVQERSSAPEGRALAGVLRQAHPQDSPQPCPPRLPDALLQLRRLGHEGQRAPSPFRILTRSGADWGLERWSKLRVRIASCLVKSRLLNCLVSRYGELMSI; encoded by the exons atggccgccgccgccgccgccgtcttcttcttcttcaacacatCGCCGACCTCTTACGACCGCCGTCGCAGTCGCTTCACCAAACCTCATTGTACAAGTCCGCCGCGCGCACACCCATATACGAAAGACGTCCAGGAAAGGAGCTCCGCTCCAGAAGGACGTGCCCTGGCCGGCGTCCTCCGGCAAGCCCATCCCCAAGATTCACCACAGCCCTGTCCTCCGCGTCTCCCAGACGCCTTACTCCAACTACGCCGTCTTGGTCACGAAGGTCAGAGAGCCCCCTCCCCCTTTCG CATCCTGACCCGATCGGGAGCGGACTGGGGATTGGAGCGGTGGTCGAAGCTGCGGGTCCGGATTGCATCGTGCCTGGTCAAATCCCGCCTGTTAAATTGCTTGGTTTCAAG GTATGGTGAATTAATGTCGATCTGA
- the LOC120290257 gene encoding uncharacterized protein LOC120290257 isoform X2: MSRRCRPWPPPPPPSSSSSTHRRPLTTAVAVASPNLIVQVRRAHTHIRKTSRKGAPLQKDVPWPASSGKPIPKIHHSPVLRVSQTPYSNYAVLVTKHPDPIGSGLGIGAVVEAAGPDCIVPGQIPPVKLLGFKVW; encoded by the exons ATGAGCCGCCGCTGCCGCCcatggccgccgccgccgccgccgtcttcttcttcttcaacacatCGCCGACCTCTTACGACCGCCGTCGCAGTCGCTTCACCAAACCTCATTGTACAAGTCCGCCGCGCGCACACCCATATACGAAAGACGTCCAGGAAAGGAGCTCCGCTCCAGAAGGACGTGCCCTGGCCGGCGTCCTCCGGCAAGCCCATCCCCAAGATTCACCACAGCCCTGTCCTCCGCGTCTCCCAGACGCCTTACTCCAACTACGCCGTCTTGGTCACGAAG CATCCTGACCCGATCGGGAGCGGACTGGGGATTGGAGCGGTGGTCGAAGCTGCGGGTCCGGATTGCATCGTGCCTGGTCAAATCCCGCCTGTTAAATTGCTTGGTTTCAAG GTATGGTGA